The genome window ATGCCGACGTTGCGCTGCATAAGCCGTTTGCACTGGCGAACCACCTCCTTATCGGCTTCAGCATCTCCTGTACTTACTTTGGCCGGTTCTGCTAGCCATCGGAACGACCTCTCCTCTTCAGAGAGCGGCTCGGAAGCGCAGCGCAGCGTATGCTCGGCAGCGCGATAGCCGAACACCATGGCCTCTAATAGCGAATTAGAAGCCAACCGGTTGGCGCCGTGCACTCCTGTACAAGCCACCTCACCTGCCGCATAGAGTCGCGCAATCGGCGTGGCTCCATACAGATCGGTTACAACCCCACCGCACTGATAGTGTTGAGCCGGCGCGATGGGAATGAGATCGCGGGTGATGTCAATACCTACCTCCAAACAACGCGCATAGATGGTTGGGAAGTGATGTTTGAGCTTCTCTTCGGGAATGTGCGTGGCGTCGAGGTAGACACAGTCCACTTCACGCCGCTGCATCTCGCTGACAATGGCCCTCGCAACCACGTCACGGGGAGCCAACTCTTTGAGAGGATGATACCGCTCCATAAACGTCTCCCCATCCTTATGGCAAAGCCGTCCGCCTTCTCCCCGCAACGCTTCCGTAATGAGAAAAGCACGCGCCTTAGGGTGGTACAACGTAGTGGGATGAAACTGGATGAACTCCATATTTGCTATCGGGACGCCGGCTCGCCAGGCCATCGCCACGCCATCCCCAGTTGCGACTGACGGGTTGGTGGTGTGTTCGTAAACCTGTCCACAACCTCCAGTCGCCAGCAGGGTGGCACGTGTCCGAAAAGCCACATAGTCTCCCGTCTGCTCCTCCAGAGCGAGCACTCCAACGCACACGTTGGCATGGCCAATAGACCTTACCAACAGCTCGCAGGCAAAGTAGTGTTCAAGTATCTCCACCGATGGCGCGTTGCGCACGGCCTCCAACAACGTCCGTTCGCACTCCCATCCGGTGTAGTCCGCCGTGTGAACGATGCGGTTTCGCGAATGCCCCCCTTCGCGTCCTAGAGAGAGCACCTCCTCGCCGCTCGGCCCGATCTCGGTATTGAAGTGCGCCCCCAACCGAATGAGGTCACGAATGCGCTCCGGCCCCTCACACACTAAAATCTCCACGGCATCGGGATGGCAGAGACCGGCTCCAGCCACCAATGTGTCCTGCAGGTGTAGCTCCAGCGAATCGTCCTCACCCAACGCGCCTGCAATGCCGCCCTGCGCCCAACTGCTATTGGCGTCGGTGCGCGATCGCTTTGTGAGCACGGTGACGTGTCCATGTGGTGCCAATCGCAAAGCGTAGGTCAAACCGGCCAAGCCGCTGCCGATCACCAAGTAATCCGTATCAAGAACCTTCATCGTCCTCTCTCCTAAAATCCCACGGCCCCGACATCTTTGGAATGGGGCACCTTCTTATAGCCCCTTTGCGCTTTTTGAATCAGCGGTGGGCTTCGATCAACACCTTCGCCCCGCGTTCGAGCATCCGCCGAGCCAACGTTGCTCCCACCTCTCTAGCACGAGAGCGAAGCCCGGTGTAAGTGTCAAACAGTCGTTGCCGTCCATCCGGGCTTACCACAACCGCCTCAAGTACAACGGCACTAGGGCCCTCCAGAGAAGCTAAGGCCCCTATCGGCACCGTGCAGCCTCCGCCCAAAGCCGCCTGGAAACTCCGCTCCGCCTCCAGAGTGCAAGCCGAGTCCGTGCAGTGCAGCGCGGAGAAAAGGGCTCTAAGGTCTTCTCTATCTTCTCTTGCCTCTATAGCCAAAGCCCCCTGTCCAGGCGCTGGGAGACAAACCTCTTTGGGGAGGATCTGCGTGATCCGTCCTTCCCACTCCGCCCCCAGCCGATGGAGACCGGCATAGGCCAGCACGAGAGCATCGCACTGCCCCTCTTTCAATTTACGCAAGCGCGTATCGAGATTGCCGCGAAGCTCAACAAACCGCAGGTCAGGCCGAACCGAGGCTATCTGTGCTCGCCGTCGCAGACTGCTCGTGCCGATAACGGCCTGTGCCGGCAGCTGCTCCAAACTGCGCGCCTCGCGCGCGATCAGAACATCGTAGGGGACTTCACGGGGAGGAATGCAGATAATGGAAAGGCCGTTCG of Chthonomonas calidirosea T49 contains these proteins:
- the hemC gene encoding hydroxymethylbilane synthase; protein product: METPIQKVRFGTRGSLLARTQTQWVAHRFQRLYPQIEVELVVIETTGDKQRDRPFTAVGTKGMFVKEIEEALLQGTIDVGVHSAKDLPSELPNGLSIICIPPREVPYDVLIAREARSLEQLPAQAVIGTSSLRRRAQIASVRPDLRFVELRGNLDTRLRKLKEGQCDALVLAYAGLHRLGAEWEGRITQILPKEVCLPAPGQGALAIEAREDREDLRALFSALHCTDSACTLEAERSFQAALGGGCTVPIGALASLEGPSAVVLEAVVVSPDGRQRLFDTYTGLRSRAREVGATLARRMLERGAKVLIEAHR
- the nadB gene encoding L-aspartate oxidase, coding for MKVLDTDYLVIGSGLAGLTYALRLAPHGHVTVLTKRSRTDANSSWAQGGIAGALGEDDSLELHLQDTLVAGAGLCHPDAVEILVCEGPERIRDLIRLGAHFNTEIGPSGEEVLSLGREGGHSRNRIVHTADYTGWECERTLLEAVRNAPSVEILEHYFACELLVRSIGHANVCVGVLALEEQTGDYVAFRTRATLLATGGCGQVYEHTTNPSVATGDGVAMAWRAGVPIANMEFIQFHPTTLYHPKARAFLITEALRGEGGRLCHKDGETFMERYHPLKELAPRDVVARAIVSEMQRREVDCVYLDATHIPEEKLKHHFPTIYARCLEVGIDITRDLIPIAPAQHYQCGGVVTDLYGATPIARLYAAGEVACTGVHGANRLASNSLLEAMVFGYRAAEHTLRCASEPLSEEERSFRWLAEPAKVSTGDAEADKEVVRQCKRLMQRNVGIVRTTAGLLQAREALAAALERFGADRPSTVEQWEARNVVQVGWLIVESALRRHESRGLHYVLDYPEPVESERHDTVLINKMS